Proteins encoded in a region of the Mucispirillum schaedleri ASF457 genome:
- the flhB gene encoding flagellar biosynthesis protein FlhB — MAENQDGAEKSEEATSKKKEDARKEGNVAKSMDLSSGVLLVAAVAAMYVYVPYMLDNFENLVEEFFKFNNFTITKESASDLFIFSIQFMAKTALPIFALLFVLAIGINAYQVGFYISTKAIEPKFNKLNFFANFMKTFFNKRKVVELIKSLLKIFVLTAYAWYLVHNEIDTIVRMTDADYRDLMVYLGHLVFDVAIRIAALVLVIGIADYAYQKWQHNEDLKMTKQEIKEEYKQMEGDPIVKNRIRQAQRDAARQRMMEEVPKSDVVITNPTHYAVAIRYDMDVDRAPKVVAKGQRLMALKIKEIARASGVKIVEDPPLARTLYNSVEVDEEIPETLYKTLAQILMTLDKFRKR; from the coding sequence ATGGCAGAAAATCAGGACGGAGCAGAAAAGAGCGAAGAAGCCACTTCCAAGAAAAAGGAAGATGCCAGAAAAGAAGGAAATGTCGCTAAAAGTATGGACTTATCTTCTGGTGTGCTGCTTGTAGCTGCAGTTGCAGCTATGTATGTTTATGTGCCATATATGCTTGATAATTTTGAAAATCTTGTAGAAGAATTTTTTAAATTTAATAATTTTACTATCACTAAAGAATCAGCTTCTGATTTATTTATATTTTCCATTCAGTTTATGGCAAAAACAGCACTTCCTATATTTGCTCTTTTATTTGTCCTTGCAATAGGAATAAATGCTTATCAGGTAGGGTTTTATATTTCAACAAAAGCAATAGAGCCAAAATTTAACAAGCTTAATTTCTTTGCTAATTTTATGAAAACATTTTTTAATAAACGCAAAGTTGTAGAGCTTATAAAATCGCTTTTAAAAATCTTTGTGCTTACTGCTTATGCCTGGTATCTGGTTCATAATGAGATTGATACTATTGTCAGAATGACTGATGCAGATTACAGAGACCTTATGGTATATCTTGGTCATTTAGTTTTTGATGTTGCTATTCGTATTGCTGCATTAGTGCTTGTAATAGGTATAGCAGACTATGCTTATCAAAAATGGCAGCATAATGAAGATTTAAAAATGACAAAGCAGGAAATAAAAGAAGAATATAAGCAGATGGAAGGGGACCCTATTGTAAAAAACCGTATCAGGCAGGCTCAAAGAGATGCCGCAAGACAGAGAATGATGGAAGAAGTCCCTAAATCAGATGTGGTTATAACAAACCCTACTCACTATGCTGTTGCCATAAGGTATGATATGGATGTAGACAGAGCACCAAAAGTTGTGGCAAAAGGACAGCGGCTTATGGCATTGAAAATAAAAGAGATTGCCCGTGCCAGTGGTGTAAAGATAGTGGAAGACCCGCCACTTGCTAGAACATTATATAATTCTGTAGAAGTTGATGAAGAAATACCAGAAACACTTTATAAAACTCTGGCACAAATTCTTATGACACTTGATAAGTTTAGAAAAAGATAA
- a CDS encoding methyl-accepting chemotaxis protein has translation MNKIHLSLRAKLLIVSAAALIMTVLVLISFNYFSMHTNFMNLYKSIQNRVTDNIAAILGKDFDGYTSGITMLAKSMNGSTPEYLVRRYKTAFEETKNTLGVSNIMAAFDDGTFYSVNDLKLGADYDHRVRDWYKNGLNYNGVFVSKAYTDQVRPDVLCITISHPITAENGVKGLITFDVYLDFTELYKKMANSAVEGKFYLVESDTRIISASESDILTKRADSVFAKELGDFLKGVINGSVSSDSYVSYISRSGDTRMATVYKIPDYDLYIFYTISSSLVTKQIRTVALKSTVFGLILLAVSLFIVLFILRISLNSLTVFQQQITKAAEGRDLTTRIEAKTDDELGQIAKGVNIFIASMESVIKEVRDSVEEVASSNNQLAATMEELSTTFDNQAHQVSEMVDGMGQISNISKNTSNALETNMQFLETTADNTRKEAENLDDVSCDMGDIEKDTISLSETIRHLSESSAQIGNILNVINDIANQTNLLALNAAIEAARAGEAGRGFAVVADEVRKLAERTQHAIGEVETIINELSKDSENASNAMNKSVTSVQEGASNIQSVTGEIKRAVEDVTNLYNDMKPISQSVSDQYVTIQSVVDNAQVVAAGIEESNAAVNEVNNTVSHLQQRTERLKNLIEQFKV, from the coding sequence ATGAATAAAATCCATCTATCATTAAGAGCAAAACTCTTAATAGTATCTGCTGCGGCATTAATTATGACAGTATTAGTCTTAATCTCTTTTAATTATTTCAGTATGCATACAAACTTTATGAATCTCTATAAAAGTATTCAAAACAGAGTAACAGATAATATTGCTGCAATATTAGGTAAAGATTTTGATGGATATACAAGTGGAATTACTATGCTTGCAAAATCAATGAATGGATCAACTCCTGAATATTTAGTAAGAAGATATAAAACTGCTTTTGAAGAAACTAAAAATACACTTGGCGTATCAAACATTATGGCAGCATTTGATGACGGCACATTTTATTCTGTTAATGATTTAAAACTTGGAGCAGATTATGACCATAGAGTCAGGGACTGGTATAAAAATGGCTTAAACTATAATGGTGTCTTTGTTTCAAAAGCATATACTGACCAGGTTCGTCCAGATGTGCTGTGTATTACAATTAGCCATCCCATAACAGCAGAAAATGGTGTTAAAGGGCTTATTACTTTTGATGTATATCTTGATTTTACTGAACTTTATAAAAAAATGGCAAATTCAGCTGTTGAAGGAAAGTTTTATTTAGTGGAAAGTGATACAAGAATTATTTCTGCAAGTGAAAGTGACATATTAACAAAAAGGGCTGACAGTGTATTTGCTAAAGAATTAGGCGACTTTCTTAAAGGTGTTATAAATGGCTCTGTATCTTCAGACAGTTATGTATCTTATATAAGCCGCTCTGGTGACACCCGTATGGCAACAGTTTATAAAATTCCTGATTATGATTTATATATATTTTATACAATAAGCAGCAGCCTTGTTACAAAGCAGATTAGAACTGTTGCTCTGAAAAGCACTGTTTTTGGGCTTATTCTTTTAGCAGTATCACTTTTTATAGTGCTTTTTATATTAAGAATATCACTTAATTCTTTAACAGTATTTCAGCAGCAGATAACAAAAGCTGCAGAGGGAAGAGATTTAACCACTCGTATTGAAGCAAAAACTGATGATGAGTTAGGTCAGATAGCTAAAGGTGTAAATATATTTATCGCTTCTATGGAAAGTGTTATAAAAGAAGTAAGAGATTCTGTTGAAGAAGTAGCTTCTTCTAATAATCAGCTTGCAGCAACTATGGAAGAATTATCAACAACTTTTGATAATCAGGCACACCAGGTATCAGAAATGGTTGACGGCATGGGTCAGATAAGTAATATTTCTAAAAATACAAGTAATGCACTTGAAACAAATATGCAGTTTTTAGAAACTACTGCTGATAATACAAGAAAAGAAGCTGAAAATTTAGATGATGTAAGCTGTGATATGGGTGATATTGAAAAAGATACAATATCATTATCAGAGACTATCCGCCACTTATCAGAAAGCTCTGCACAGATAGGTAATATCTTAAATGTTATTAATGATATAGCTAACCAGACTAACCTGCTTGCATTAAATGCAGCAATAGAAGCAGCAAGAGCAGGTGAAGCAGGCAGAGGGTTTGCAGTTGTTGCAGATGAAGTGAGAAAACTTGCAGAAAGAACTCAGCATGCAATAGGAGAAGTAGAAACTATTATTAATGAATTATCAAAAGATTCTGAAAATGCATCTAATGCAATGAATAAATCAGTAACAAGTGTGCAGGAAGGTGCTTCTAATATTCAAAGTGTTACTGGAGAAATCAAAAGAGCAGTTGAAGATGTTACTAATCTTTATAATGATATGAAGCCTATTTCTCAGTCAGTATCAGACCAGTATGTTACAATCCAGTCAGTTGTTGATAATGCACAGGTAGTTGCAGCAGGTATTGAAGAAAGCAATGCGGCAGTAAATGAAGTGAATAATACTGTAAGCCATTTGCAGCAAAGAACAGAAAGACTGAAAAACTTAATAGAACAGTTTAAAGTTTAA
- a CDS encoding TRL-like family protein, whose product MKKIVLLILFAASISGCAATGMNGWLYTGVTEPVNATNAAQGSKKGEASCINVLGIVAAGNCSIDEAARQGGIKAIKTVDKKRSSVLGLYVKETTIVTGE is encoded by the coding sequence ATGAAAAAAATCGTTTTATTAATTCTATTTGCAGCTTCTATATCAGGATGTGCTGCAACTGGTATGAATGGCTGGTTATACACAGGTGTTACAGAACCTGTCAATGCTACAAATGCTGCTCAAGGAAGTAAAAAAGGAGAAGCATCTTGTATTAATGTTCTTGGAATTGTAGCTGCTGGTAACTGTTCCATAGATGAAGCAGCCAGACAAGGTGGTATTAAAGCCATTAAAACAGTTGATAAGAAAAGAAGCTCTGTTTTAGGTTTATATGTTAAAGAAACCACTATTGTAACAGGTGAATAA